A region of the Vanrija pseudolonga chromosome 2, complete sequence genome:
CATCGGCTGCTGGATGCCACCGTTGTTCCACAGGACGTACTGGAGTGCTCATTGTCAGAAGGGCGACAAGTTGGGACTTACGGAGGACGTAGATGTGCCACGTGGAGAAGAGACCCTTGATCTTGTCCTTTGTCCACTTTGTCTTGCCCTTTCTGCCGATCTTCTCCAAACGTCGGATAGCGAGCGCATTCTCCTCCTCCGTAAGCCACCActccttcttgtcctgcAAGGGAAGACcggggaggaagaagaagccgAAGATGGCGATCGGGAGGGTGATGACAGCGTCGATGATAAATAACCACCTGAGCCGTCAGTATTGTCGTGCATGCAGTGCAGGTGTACCCACCGCCATCCAGCGAGGCCATGGACGCCATTCAGGTTGGTGTATGCGGCCGCCTGGAGGAAGCCAGAGAACATCTGCCCGATCGAGCCGGCGAGCCAGAAGATTGTGGCGCGCTTACCGATCTCGCGTGGGGTATACCAGCCTGTGGATGTGAGCTTCTTGATGACACCCACCAGATAGGGACAGGACCGACTAACCGCCAAGGAGGTAATGGATACCCGGGTAGAATCCAGACTCGAACAGCCCGACGAGGAAGCGAAGCGCATACAGCGCCTTGTAGGACTTGACGCCGTACGACGCGAGGGTCGCCAGGCCCCAGGCGAACTCGAGCGAGGGGATAACGTAGCGCGGGGACACGCGCGTAAGCAACAGGTTGGACGGGATCTGGCCGATCACGTAGCCCACAGTCCAGATAGAAACGGCGGTCACGAGCTCGTTGCCGTGCATATCTGGGGATTAGTGTGGCacatggtggtggcggcttACGAAGGTCCTCCTGCATGCCTGACTGACTGTCAGCTCATACCATCGTCGCACAGCAAACCAGGAAAGCATTGTTGATGTTCGTTTGGTCCAGGTTCCTGCTGTCAGAGCGTTGCGAGAGCCGAAGACGTACTTGAGGAAGTATCCCAGCGAGGCAAAGGTCAagaggagggcgtcgacctTGAAGAGTAGCTTCCTCTCGTCGGCTGGGAGGTCGAACGTGTCCCACAGGCGGCCCTTCCACGTCTTCTTGGGGTTCTTGTCCACGTCTGCCGTGTCGACACTTGCCGAGTCCGAGCCGTGCGCGTTGGGCTCATAAGGGAGGGTCTTGGTCGCCATCGTGGGTGGTGCCACTGTAGATCAGCGTCAGTTTCCTGCTTCCCGACTTTATATCCACACTTCTGAGGCCTGCTCGGCAACGAGCTGCACAGCTGAATGAGTCAACCACCTCGACAGGCCAAATATGTCGAGCGCTGCATTGCCGACGGGTGCCAAGTGTCGCCATTGACATCGGACATAGCTGACGACATGTGCGCGTGCGATGGTGAAGATGCTGGCGCGAGGCACGGTGCAGTCTTGACTCTCGGCGTGCACGGTGACTTACACCGCCGAACATGAGTCTATGGAGCTACGGAAAGAGGGGAATGCAGGCCCAACTCGTCCGTCCGCCGCGGAGAAGTCGCCGGTGTTGCACCCCCTACGCACTTTCCCCGCCCTTTTCCCGGGGACGAGTCTTGGCATTCAGCCCCACCCGCAAAATAGAcgcgcctggctggccaAGCACGTCGAGAATTGTCTACTGtgcggctggctgggtgtTGCGTGTCGTGTGAATGTCGTAGAGGCAGTGGACATTCGCTTCGCCAGTGCGATGATAAGATAACGCCCGTCCACCCCGCACCAAGAAGCCGGCGACTACATACATATGAAGACGACAGTCCTCCGCTTCGGTAGTCATGGACTTGAAACACATTCAACATCTCGTCGCAGCTCAGTACACGGCACGCATGCGTCCGAGTCAGGAAGCTTGAAGGCCGATCCTGCGGGCTGACAGCAACAGACTCAACTGAGCCAAGTCTTGGCATCGGCTCAAGCTCAGCTGGTACTCGGGAGGCAGCCACCCGGCGCCtgccccagccagccacggCAACTGCGCGGTACGCTGCGATTCGTTCGCTCTTTACTgtggctgggtggtgggtgccaagcggtgggggtgggggagtaGGCCGGAAAGGTCCACCAGCCAGGGACAGCGACTCATGACGCCATTGTTCGCGTTTCATCGTCATGATCTGTTTTGTTGTTCTTACACTTCGTCGCCTACGTTCAGTTATGTGTGGTCTCGACACACAGTGGATGCGTGTGACGACCTACAGTACAGTGATACCCTCGGCGCCTTCGGGCTCTTACTCGCTGGTCCATGCGTCGCTTCGCGATAGTCGCGACGACCCCCGCCGACAGTTACTCTTCACTCGCTCTCGAAGTGAGTgatcgtcgagctcgtgctccaACGACCATTGTACGACACTTCTCAGTCGCATGATACTGCTGGCTGTGATCACACCATCGCTCTGTGGTACCCCACCAGCCTGGCTTGGTAGAATGTCCGACTTTAGCGACAAAGACGACGGGACGCGAGGGAGACATGGCCAGACGGAGATCGCCGAGTGGTCTGACCTCACAACCTCATTCTCACTCACTCGTGCGTGCTCACTCCAACTCTAACACCGGCAGTGCACCATGGCCAGCAGTTTCGTGACCAATTGCCTCGGCAAGCTAGGCTACTGAGTAATCACTAGCTCGGTGGAGCCGGTATATGAATCCACTCGACGCGTGCAGCAGCTGTTCCCCATCACACGAACTCACAATGGCCCCCATCGCAGTCgacaccccgcccgcccagtcgTCCTTCGAGGACATCTCGGCCCTCAAGGCCCAGCTTGAGGAAGTCGCCAAGACCAACCCCGGACTCATCCTCCCGCCCGACAACACGATCAGGCGCTACGCCAAGGCCGGCATCGACCTCTCCAACGGCTACCCATACTAcccgcccaagcccgacTTTGTGCAGGACGTGACCAAGAtccgcgaggaggcgcgcgacggccgcacCTACGTCGACCCAGGCACACGTGcggacaaggagaagaaggcgctcttcggcgccgccaaggaggtcaaCGACCTCACCACCCACATCGGTGTAAGTGGCCGCCGACTTGCAGAGCTGACGGGCAGACCGAGATTGTCGGCCtccagctcaaggacctcacCGACCAGCagaaggacgagctcgcgctcctcgtcgccgagcgctcGATCGTGTTCTTCCGTGACCAGGACCTGTCTCCCCAGGCCCAGCAGAGCCTCGGGGtctacctcggcgacggcgagatcGAGCGTCACCCCCAGGTCGCGCAGGTgcccggcctcggcggcggcatcacACTCATCTGGGCCGACGGGCGCAAGGACAATGGCGCGCAGAGGGCGCAGCGTAACTGGCGCCGTCCATACCCCGCCAACCACCTCAGCTTTGGCTGGCacaccgacctcgtccacgagCCCTACCCTCCCGGATACACCCACCTGCACCAGGACACGGTGCccaaggtcggcggcgacacccTCTGGGCGAGCGGCTACGCGGCGTACGACAAGCTGTCGCCTGCGTTCAAGAAGCTCCTTGACGGACTCAAGTGAGTGggaagccgaggaagcgCTGACGACCACCAGCGGCGTGTACAAGTCGGCCCACCAGTACAAGGACGAGAACGACCCCGAGGGCGGCCTGAAGAACGTGCTCCGCGTCCACCCGCTCGTCCGCACCCACCCCGTGACCGGCTGGAAGTCGCTCTGGGTCAACCGCCAGCACACGGTCGGCATCGAGGGCTTTGACaagtccgagtcggacgcaCTCCTCAACTATCTCCACGACATCTTCGAGCGCTCCACCGACATCCAGGTGCGCTGGCACTGGACCCCGGGAACCTCGGCCATCTGGGACAACCGGACCACGATCCACACCGTGTCGGTGAGTTTGATGTGTTGCGCGGCGGGGAGTAAGCTGACGCCTGTAGTACGACCACGAGGGTGAGCGTCACGGCacgcgcgtgtcgtcgctggccgaGAAGCCCTACTACGACCCCAAGAGCGTcagccgcgccgaggcgctccagATTGACGGGTTCTTGAACGGCAAGGACCTGCCTTTCAGGTACTAGGCGATGTAGAGAGTTGTAGGCAGGTATGAAGCATCACTGGGATTCTGAGCCATGCGGAGTGGAGTTGGTTGAGGTCGAACTGGGTGGCCTCGGCTCGGACCGATGACCATCAGGGCGCATGCCAGCCGCACCCGGGCCCATGTCAGGAAGGCGGCCCCCGCGGTGTGTCAGGCTACCTCGAGCATATGTCAAACAGCAGTGCCGCAGCCGACGACCCAACGAGCCGAGGCGGCACCGACACAGCCGCTCGGTGCATTGAGGCCAAGGGGGCGGGATGGCCGAGGCGCTTCAGAGTTTGCTcatgacgtcggcggcggcagtggctgCTGGATGTGCCAAGCAGTCGCCCATTGCTGGCTGTCTGGCTCTTGCGTGCTGGCCGCCAAAAGCGCACTGACAAGGAGCGAGCGATAGCAGAGATCAGTGCCTGCGTCTTGCATGGGCTCCTCATGGCCTCATGGCCCGTGGGCATCGTTCGCACACGTTGCGGCAGTTGCGGGGGCGGCTCTCACGGTGGCCAGTGGTTGTGACTGTGATCATTGTTGCGGCCGCCCACATGTTTGGGTTTGTTTGGCGCAATCCCTGCCGTTTCACCCCTCCGAGCagccgcgtgccgcgcgaTCTCAACTCGTTGCCTGCCTCCCGCTGCTTCACACCCTCACTCGATATTAAACTATATGACGTCCCGACCAACTCTAGCGAtgcgacctcgccgagcgtgctCATCTCCACACCTCGGATTGACGGCCGACCTCTAACTTGCTCCATTGCCCATCTCACCCATCTCACAATCAGCGG
Encoded here:
- the SPBC460.04c_0 gene encoding Putative alpha-ketoglutarate-dependent sulfonate dioxygenase, with translation MAPIAVDTPPAQSSFEDISALKAQLEEVAKTNPGLILPPDNTIRRYAKAGIDLSNGYPYYPPKPDFVQDVTKIREEARDGRTYVDPGTRADKEKKALFGAAKEVNDLTTHIGTEIVGLQLKDLTDQQKDELALLVAERSIVFFRDQDLSPQAQQSLGVYLGDGEIERHPQVAQVPGLGGGITLIWADGRKDNGAQRAQRNWRRPYPANHLSFGWHTDLVHEPYPPGYTHLHQDTVPKVGGDTLWASGYAAYDKLSPAFKKLLDGLNGVYKSAHQYKDENDPEGGLKNVLRVHPLVRTHPVTGWKSLWVNRQHTVGIEGFDKSESDALLNYLHDIFERSTDIQVRWHWTPGTSAIWDNRTTIHTVSYDHEGERHGTRVSSLAEKPYYDPKSVSRAEALQIDGFLNGKDLPFRY